From the Chelonoidis abingdonii isolate Lonesome George chromosome 4, CheloAbing_2.0, whole genome shotgun sequence genome, the window CCACTCCAATTTCACTCACTCTCTTATTTAGGTAAGATGTGTGCAGCAACTCTACTTCTCTGTAATTTGTAAACTGAAAGGTAAAAAACTAGCTTTATTACGAACTATGATCAACTGCTGGAAATAGGTTACTAGGCACCTCAGCAAATATATAGTACAAGCTGTAAAGGACAAAACCACGCAGGTTCACAATTGCTCCTAAACATTTACAAATAGGacctcaaaattaaaaaatatatatataatcatatttTAGTAACAGTTTCCCCTATGTCATTCTCCCCATTTTTATTTGTACTAAGCAGCAAGTAGTAAAGGACACTAtcatatatacctctaccctgatataatgcggccctcgggagccaaaaattctcACCACCTTATAGGTGAGATTGCATTATATCGGGTTTGGTCTGGTACGGCATTGTGCCGGACTGGATTGGCTTCCccggtggtgatttaaatggCTTggtgctccagccgctgcagggagccccagaccctttaaatcaccgttggagctctggcagaggggctcaggtggggattcaaagggcccggggctcccttcTGCTTTACTGtcttatatccgaattcatgttatatcgggtcgcattctCTCAGGTTAGGAGGTGTATTTAATGAAAAACTTTTGAgtcaactgtaaaaaaaaaaatccatttataaacaaaaatattagttGTAATTAACAGGCAATGTTTTCACTAAAGTATAAATAGTTAAAACACTTGTTTTAAACCAAAATTATTTGGCAGAAACAATAATCTTTTACCAGCAACCCATTTTAAACTAAGTTTATAGCAGAGTCTGAAAGTTTTGTCACAGCTGAAGAACTGTAAATATTTCTACTGTTACACTCCATTTGCATGAGCTTATAACTCAACCATGAAATTTACTCTGGGCTAACACCTGGCCAGagaagatatgtctacactacagctgggaggaAGTTTcacagcccaggtagacagaatTGCCCTAACAGAGTTTGAGCTAAatatagcagtgtggatgttgtggctccAATGAAAACTTGGCAGGCTTAAGTCTGAACTGCCACTTGAAATGCAACATCCACGCTGCtaatttttagtgcactagcttgaacCCTACTTTTACAAGTCTCTCTagggggctggaaggctcactccCTGCTACCATGTAGACAATATCCAAAGGGTCTCGTTTTTGGAgtgaatttattttataaagagaGAACTGACTACTTTGCACATGTATAGCAATCTCCATTTGAATACTTTAAAagacttttaaaacattaagGAAGTAAGATTCACACCACCCAAGCAAGGTAAACAGCATCtccattatcagaggggtagccgtgttagtctggatccgtaaaagcagcaaagaatcctgtggcaccttatagactaacagacgttttgaagcatgagcttttgtgggtgaatacccacttcatcggatgcatgtagtgaaaatttccaggggcaggtatatatatgcaagcaagctagagataatgaggttagttcaatcagggaggatgaggaacaaatcaacatacccttagagccccgaccagggttattctatctacccaagatccacaaacccagaaatcctggacaccccatcatcttgggcattggcactctcactgaaggactgtctggatatgtggactctctactcagaccctatgccaccagcactcccagctatctccgtgacaccactgatttcctgaggaaaacaATGCATGGTTACCTCCCAGAAAAACACCATcatagccaccatggatgtagaggctctctacacaaacactCCCACACACAGATGAGTACAAGCGGTCAGGaaagtatccctgatgatgcccagcacaactggctgctgagctctgtgcctttatactcacacaactatttcaaatttgatgacaatatatatctccagatcagggcaccgctatgggcacccgcatggcccacaaatatgtcaatatttttatggctgactggaacaatgcttcctcagctctcgtccactcacgccccttctctacctacgctacattgatgacatcttcatctcatctggaccataggaaggagactctggaaaaattcaccatgatttcaacagcttccacccatatcaacctcagcctggaccaatctacacgaaAGGTCACTTCCttgacaccatggtgcaaataagtgatggtcacattaacatcaCCTtttaccgaaaacctaccgactgctatgcttacctcatgcctccagcttccatccgcgCACATCACGCGATCCAtcgtctacagcaagcactgcggtacaaccgcatctgctctaacccctcagacagagaccaacacctacaaaatctccaccaagcattctcaaactacaatacccgcacgaggaaataaggaaacagatcaacagagccagacgtgtacccagaagcctcctactgcaagacaaacccaagaaagaaaccaacaggactccactggccatcaaatACAGTCTCCAGTAAAACCCCTCCAGCGCattatcagggatctacaacccatcctggacaatgatccacacttcacagtcttgggtggcaggcaagtctccccacagacaacctgccaaccgaaacatattctcaccagtaactgcacactgcaccatagtaactctagctcaggaaccaatccatgcaaccaacctcgatgcaactctgctcCCACATCTctaaccagcgacaccatcacaggacctaaccagatgaGCCACACcctcaccggttcattcacctgcacgtccaccatgtaatatacaccatcatatgtcagcaatgccctctgctatgcacatcggccaaatggacagtctctacagaaaaggataaatggacacaaatcagctattaggaatggcaatatacaaaacctgtaagagaacacttcagcctccctgccacactacagcagaccttaaggggccatactgcagcaaaaacacttcaggaacagactccaaagagaaactgctgacttcagttcatctgcaaatttgacaccatcagctcaggattaaacaagactgtgaatgacttgccaactacaaaaaaccagtttctcctcccttggttttcacgtctcaactgctagaacagggccttatcctccgtgattgaactaaccttgttatctcttgcttgcttgcatatagatacctgccctggaaactacatgcatctgacaaagtgggtattcacctacaaaagctcatgctccaaaatgtctgttagtctataaggtgtcacaggattctttgctgctttagcaTCTCCACTGTATCTGTGGGAAAGCTAAGGAACATAGGGGTTAAGTGGATTGCGTAAGGTAACACAACAAATCTGTCACAGGGCCAGGAACAGACACTAAAACACCTGAATCCATATCCTGTGCTCTAAGCACAAACCCACAGCATCCACCACTCAGGCTCTTGCGGTGCAACAGGAACACTATTTCCAACCACATGCCCACAAAATCATTTGTCTTAAAAAACATGgggttttttatataaaataagaaaGGCCGAGTGCTCTTCGTTGCCTTCCAGCCTTTAAGGTTCATGTTTTCAATGTTTTCGTGCGAGGGCCACCACGCTACTTGACACACAAAGTACGAGCCAAGTGGTCCATAGccccctgactccaggagctggggcttcaggGAGCCCAtcacgcagcagcagcagcagcaggctggcgCTAACGTAAGGGGACGCGGAACCAGGGTGAGCAGCTCAGGAACCCCGGCGGGGGCGGCAGGGGACTCTGCCCCGAGCCGGGACGGGGAGCAGCCCGGTCCCGCACGCCCGAACCTGCCCAAGGAGACAGATGCGCGATGGGACCCAGCGGCGCTAAACACTCggacccagccccctctgctcttccCAACCCCACAGCCGGAAATGGGCCGCTTGAGATCTCGCGAGAGAGTCCGCTCCCATCCCTTCATTTCTACTTCCTCCTCCCGCCCCTTCCCTCTTCTCGCGAGATATCGGCTCCACGTCTTTCTTTTACCCGACGCCGCCAGCATGGTGAGCTGCTGGCTACGGCCGCGTGGccgggcagggctgaggggagcagccaggatgggggagagggggctccaCGTGCTCGTGGCCGGGCCCTCCGGTGCTTGCGCCGCCTCACTATCACCTTCCCGGGCGGGAGGGACGGGGAACGCGCAGGGGGCAGCCGGGAGCCTTCTCCGGCTCCTCCGCGGCGCCCTGAGGCCTGGGAGCTTCATCCCTCGTCCCAGCCCCGAGGGGGCGCGGGCAGGAGGGGGGACGCGGGCCCCGCTTTCCGGCACGGCCGCTCGGTAACGCGCTCTGCTCTCTGCAGCCCTCCCGACTGAGGAAGACCAGGAAGCTGAGGGGACACGTCAGCCACGGCCACGGTCGCATCGGTGAGTGCGGAGCGGAGCTAGGCATCGGGTCTGCGACCCCTGCTCCCGGGTCCGGCCTGGAGGACGTGGCCCCGTCTCTCGTGCAGTGACAGGCCGCAGCCCCGCTTGCACGGTGTTTGCTAGGCAGTAGTCAGCCTCTCGGGGGCTTCAGCGACATACAGCATTTCTGGTATCACGATTTCTTCTTGTCTCTCCTTCCAGGCAAGCACAGGAAGCATCCCGGGGGCCGTGGCAATGCTGGGGGCATGCACCACCACAGGATTAACTTTGACAAATAGTAAGGCACCTAAAAACCATGCCTCGTTCTTCTTCGTTTTCTAACCGTGTTGAGATGTCACGTGGGGATCTAGCTTCCGTAGTGGGCATTTTGAACCATTCATGTAAACGGACACGCTTTGTAACAAGGCAGCACTTTGTAGTCTTCTTTTGTATACACACGTCTTTCCACAGATTAGTGTGATTAACAGTGTTGGTGAGTTCAGAGTGGGGTAATTATTTCAGAACTGTTAAcgtgttgggtttttttagaatTTAGTTAACTAAAAGTCAGGACACCAGTGGTGTGTTCAGATCTGGTCCAATGCAATGTTAATATATGACATTCATACAATATATGACAATATATGATTCATACAGATCGAAAATGTAACATTATCCCGATCTTGTTAACACTCATGGGGCAAGAGATATGTATTTCAAGATGGCCGAGACTAGAGTCACATCTAGACACTGCTTGTTGTCATGGTGTGCTAGAGTACTCGGAGAATAACTACTAACCTTTATTCACTGACTGTCCCTATTAGTAGTTCAGTCAGTCACCAGGTTAGTAACAAGACGTTGACCTCCATTCCAAAGTTTTGGGTGGACAGAGATTGCAGGCTGAACCAAAACTAATGGGAAAGGATGCACAAGTTGTGAATTCTGcttacaaaaatacaaaattgtaTTTGTAGATTCAGAAAATGTGATCATCACTGAAGTATAAGAACAGTTGATTTCATCAGCAACTAACACTTCAAATACAGTATTTCTCTACTTATTTTCCTTTTGTCACCGGTTTTGCTTATTTGATAAATTAGCAAGATGAACCAAGGACAATTTAGTTGATATTAGTGTGTATTGAAGATACTTGTTATGCATGagtccagattttaaaaatctggatacTAAAACTTCAGCTGCTTGAACAAAGACACTTTGTTTATGCATTTAATGTTCTTGAACCCCTAGTAGttctaatttaaatcaataagaCATTCTATTTGGTTTTTCTTTCTAGTCATCCTggttattttgggaaagttggTATGAGACActaccacttgaagaagaaccagAATTTCTGCCCTACTGTTAATCTGGATAAACTGTGGACACTTGTTAGTGAACAGACAAGACTCAACTATGCAAAAAATCAGGCCGGATTAGCACCTGTCATTGATGTTGTGCGCTCGGTAAGTGTGCTTGAATTAGCATACATTCACAATGAATCGGTTACATTTATTTTTTGCCTAGGGTCTTGTTCACTGATCTACTGTATGAAACTAATTCTGCTTAAACATGTGCCACTGCAATTTCCTCTTTATTTGGCTTGTCTTTAacgttttttaaaacaaacttaattTTCTCCTAGTATTTAATGTTCACAGTTAAGAAAACTAGCTTCTGTAATGTATGTAATCAGTACTCTCCACATTAAACTCAGTCTTACTGGAGTTTCTCTCTCCCATTGTGTACCTAAACTGAGGCTaggttttagtcatgggtattttagtaagtcatggacagatcacgatctgtccatgacttttactacatACCCCTCACTAAGACTGGGGCGGAGGCGGGGGAGGCAGTGCAtgccctgggacccctgctgggggtggggctggcaggctccctatctggctCTGATAAGCATTTCCCCAGGGCTCTTAGGGGGTGGGGCAGCCACGAGGGCTCTGAACTGCTCCGTGCCACAAGCACTGActctgcagtcaatgggagctgcagggacatgccagtgggagccagggaccCCCTGCTTAGGTAAGCACTGACCTGCACCTGAGCCCTGTCCCatacccaaactgctgctgctggcccagggcccAAGTCAGGCAGCCCTtaagccagcaccagctgctatggcggtcatggaaagtcacagaatctgtgacagaCAGGAAGCCTTACCTATAACTGATCTGAGCAGTTGCATGTATCAGCTTTAGGAGACCATTGGAGGATGCCTGTGTAACTTTGTGGCATATTTTTTTCATACCTTTCAGCCTTTTGTCGGCAtgagtggtagtgtagacatggccgtAGAGCTTTTAGTGCATGTAATTTTCCAGTGTAATGTGGATTAGCCTCTTCACATCGAGGCTAGAGTCACATCCTGGCACTTCTCATTGTCTTGGTGTGCTATAGTTCTCGGAGAAAGACTACTGATCTATATTCACTGCCTGTGGTGTGTCATGCCTCAGTCAGTCACCTGATCAGTAAcagtgttttaattaaaactgataATTTCAGCCAGCCTGGTTAGAGTAGGTCAAAAAGCCCAGTGAGGGACTCTTATGACCAACTTAAGGACGCCTGTTAGATCTAGAAGAGGTGTCATCTTTAATAGAACCAACTAGCTCTTGGAAGATGTTAACTAGTCAAGCAaattgctttttgttgttttctagACTCATTTTCCAACATCATCAAAAGGAGGCAGCTAGCCCTACTGATGTCTGTTGGGGGGAAGCTGAATAATTATGAGCTCTCCCAGAGATAAGATGGTCTTTATTGTGTATCATGAAATGCTAAACTCTTGTTTGAAAACCATGCGAAAATTCTATCTTTAGCTGGTCATTGGTTaacaaaaaatccattaaaatgaAGAATTTGATATGTAAATAACTTTCTTCATGGACTGTAGAGTTACGTTATCTACAGATGTTTGTAAAATTCAAAGAGAACAATTAAAATTCTTGGCAAAACTGTACAGCTGATGTAATTTAGGTTTTGAGAGTGTTTGATAAATTCATACCATGCAAAACTACTGAATTGCAAACGTCATGACCAAATTATAATGAAGAAAATGCAAATTTGATACTTCTAGTTTGTATTTCTCTTCAATACTATTAAAGATTGTGGATGCAGAGGATTATAGTTCTTCCTGAATATTATTTATGCCAATTTCTTTTGTATCTTTCTAGGGTTATTACAAAGTGCTGGGCAAAGGAAAGCTGCCCAAACAGCCTGTAATTGTGAAAGCAAAATTCTTCAGCAGGAAAGCAGAGGAGAAGATCAAAGAAGTTGGTGGAGCCTGTGTGCTTGTGGCATAAAGGATTTTTTCATcgtttgaataaagactgtatcaaatgtctggagttatttttttaaagttactttcaAAACCaaatcatgatttttgggggggaaggttaGAGGGTGGCTTATGTGACTGTTACTGAGACCAGGGTCCTATTACTGAGTACTCCACCACAACAAGCAACTATTAATTTATGTGTGGGCTGTTTCTTAAGAGTGTCAGTCAGCATCTTAGTGCAACTTCTTCCTACTTAACTGCTAAAATAAACTTCAAGTCAAAGTGCAATGTTAAGAACTGCCACAGTTAAGATTATGCCATAGTGGATTTACTTCTAAGTCTTTCTTCAAATGTAACCTCTTTTGAATACTGAGACCCTTTTGCGTTTTGGAACGCAGTATTGAAGCCTCCCTCAACTTTTGTTGAAATATGAAATTACTTACCTTTGCTGTCCTGAAGGTTGAACTGAAGTGCGTGATAGTGTGAAGTCATTCCTGGAGACCACTCCTGGTAAACGAAAGGGGAGACAAGTTCACATCTAAGCAGCAATTTAATTCCTTACTGCATAGAACTATGCTTTAGCGTCTTTTGATATCTTGTTGTGAACACACACAGCATATTCTATATCGACAGAAAACTTCTTTGCTTGGGTGCAGAGTACTGCTTACCCGTTTGAGTCACTTTTACAAGTTTCTTATTCTAATTTTAAATCAAGTGGTTTTCAGATCTGAAGTCCTAGGAATGCAGTGACCTAAATGCAATGATAAAGCAATATATTTACATGCTAACTTTCAGAATGTTGAAGGTGTTTGAATTTGTTTAGCCTTAATACTATGATGTACATATTACTGCAATCATTCTACAAAGAAAGATATGGTTATTAACCGAATTACCCATAACACTACCTATAAAAAGCAAGTTTATATAACCTTTCATTAGTTAGGAAGATATATTGTGAGGTATAGTAATAAGGGTTTAGCTGTGCCAGTGAAATTTAAGGAGATTTATGGCTAATTCCCATCTGTAGTACTGATAAATAGGGCATGCCTTTTATAGAAGGTGCTATCAGTCAGTATCCCAGTGCAACCACCCTCAGTGATAGGGGCACATTGCAGCCAAAACGTATGTAAAATTCAAGCTCTCAGTTCAAGGCTGGTGTGCAAGGCTTTGCATGCAGCCGCACCAGAACTGTCCAATAGAACAATGCCCATGGCAATATGAGCTCTGAGATGATGGCATTCATTTCCCAGAGTATGGATTTAAAAGTCTTTTTCCTCTATCCCCATTTAATGTAACGTAAGCAAAGATGAAGGCTGTGCTACAGGAATAAAGTTCACACTTACACATCCCCTATGATAAGACTTACCCTAACTGGAATATTAAGGATTAGTGCTTGAGGCCCTGTCAACATTAGAACTCAGGGTGAGCAAACATTTTGGCTCAAGGGCCATATCTGGATAGGGAAATTGCAGAGCCATGACtgtagggcagggggttggggtacaccAGGGGGCTCAGGAAAGCAAGTGTGGGGTGTATTCAGGgtgcagcctccagcccagcaccatttacctaaagcagctccagGGTGACAGTGGTatgcagcagggctcagacaggctccctgcctgcctaccCTAGCCCTGTGCCACTTCTGGAAACAGCTGttacatctctgcagcccatggcaggggcaggggcagcagagggcttTGCACACTGCCCTTGCCTACAGGAGccgcccccaaagctcccattggccagttcccagccaatgggagctgcagggggcagtgcctgcaggcaagggcagcacacagagccctctgcccccatattcccccaggggctgcagggatgtggtgctgttTCCAGAAGCAGCACGGGGTAATCCcaagggctggatccagcccatgggccatagtttgacCACCCTGTTATAACTAATAGTTTTGTAAACCACTTACAGGCAATGGCACCTTAGCTGATTACAAGTTCAATTTGTGTCAACATGACAGCTTTTCTATCACAGCTACGTTTGTGTATTTCTCTCCGTAACAGTACattctggggggaaaagaaatcAAGGCAATTACCCacagtacaggtctgtcgcatcttaggcacatttaacgtgcgatttcagctttatgtggtcaacaaaaacaagagaaaaataatttaaatactgtttctgtagtgggggcaattccacccgccattacactcaatgtaattttgactatatgtgatTTTCGCTTTAGATGCTCACTGCAGAACGTAACCTCAGCGTAAAATGAAAATGACCTGTACAACTGCAGGAGAGAACAGAATTCTGCAGGCACATAAAGCAGCATTAACAGAAAATGGGGCAATTCTGGGAAATACTGTATTACCACAAAGAGCTTGATGGACAGGCCACCAATCAAACCAGTTACACAACTGTGGTTCAAGAGTCCTAGCCAAACTGCAGGAA encodes:
- the LOC116834592 gene encoding large ribosomal subunit protein uL15-like; amino-acid sequence: MGRLRSRERVRSHPFISTSSSRPFPLLARYRLHVFLLPDAASMPSRLRKTRKLRGHVSHGHGRIGKHRKHPGGRGNAGGMHHHRINFDKYHPGYFGKVGMRHYHLKKNQNFCPTVNLDKLWTLVSEQTRLNYAKNQAGLAPVIDVVRSGYYKVLGKGKLPKQPVIVKAKFFSRKAEEKIKEVGGACVLVA